Proteins encoded in a region of the Streptomyces violaceoruber genome:
- a CDS encoding DMT family transporter yields the protein MTPLVTAAVLLAAVTHASWNAIAHRITDKLTGFALISGGGMLIGLALLPFTAFPAAGAWPYLLVSAAIHIAYYALLMRSFRLGDFGQAYPIARGSAPLLVTVLAAVFAHEVPDGWATGGVLVSCAGLTGVALWGLRGRRPDWAAIGAALATGVTIAAYTVVDGLGVRASGSSLGYIAWLMAVQGTVLPACFLYRHRAGAWGLLRPQAGLGLVGAALSVTAYALVLWAQTRAELAPIAALRESSILVGAAIGALFFKERFGAPRIAAAGLLVVGIGLMLHTG from the coding sequence GTGACCCCGCTGGTCACCGCCGCGGTCCTGCTCGCGGCGGTCACCCACGCCAGCTGGAACGCCATCGCCCACCGGATCACCGACAAGCTGACCGGCTTCGCGCTGATCTCCGGCGGCGGAATGCTGATCGGGCTCGCACTGCTGCCGTTCACGGCGTTCCCGGCGGCCGGGGCCTGGCCGTACCTCCTGGTCTCCGCCGCCATCCACATCGCGTACTACGCCCTGCTCATGCGGTCCTTCCGGCTGGGCGACTTCGGCCAGGCCTACCCGATCGCCCGCGGCAGCGCGCCGCTGCTGGTCACCGTCCTCGCCGCCGTCTTCGCCCACGAGGTGCCGGACGGCTGGGCGACCGGGGGCGTCCTGGTCTCCTGCGCGGGGCTGACCGGTGTCGCCCTGTGGGGGCTGCGCGGCCGCCGGCCCGACTGGGCGGCCATCGGCGCCGCCCTGGCGACCGGCGTGACCATCGCGGCGTACACGGTCGTCGACGGCCTCGGCGTACGCGCCTCCGGGTCCTCCCTCGGCTACATCGCCTGGCTGATGGCGGTGCAGGGCACGGTCCTGCCGGCCTGCTTCCTGTACCGGCACCGCGCCGGGGCCTGGGGCCTGCTGCGGCCGCAGGCCGGTCTCGGACTGGTCGGCGCGGCACTGTCCGTCACCGCCTACGCCCTGGTCCTGTGGGCCCAGACCCGCGCCGAACTCGCGCCCATCGCGGCCCTGCGCGAGTCGTCCATCCTGGTCGGCGCCGCGATAGGGGCCCTGTTCTTCAAGGAGCGGTTCGGCGCGCCCCGGATCGCGGCGGCCGGCCTCCTGGTCGTCGGGATCGGGCTGATGCTGCACACGGGGTAG
- a CDS encoding DUF1876 domain-containing protein: MMHTTVGWHVELEFTEDDQHTRAVAMVRLPDGTEVRAHGHASRHRVDSRQPRVGEEVAGARALNELAMQLLTKAHDEIDAASGRTSHPIHV; encoded by the coding sequence ATGATGCACACCACAGTGGGATGGCATGTCGAGCTGGAGTTCACGGAGGACGACCAGCACACGCGGGCGGTCGCGATGGTGCGGCTCCCCGACGGCACCGAGGTCCGCGCGCACGGCCACGCCAGCCGGCACCGGGTCGACTCCCGGCAGCCACGGGTCGGTGAGGAGGTCGCGGGCGCCCGGGCGTTGAACGAGCTGGCGATGCAGCTGCTTACCAAGGCCCACGACGAGATCGACGCGGCGTCCGGGCGGACCTCGCACCCCATCCACGTCTGA
- a CDS encoding serine hydrolase domain-containing protein, whose protein sequence is MNVHGTVAEGFGPVRDAFARNFTSLGERGAAVAVYRDGRKVVDLWGGSRDVDDASGTEPWRRGTAQVVRSATKGVAAAVPLLLHRRGELDLDAPVGEYWPEFKAHGKERVLVRHVLNHRAGLPVLDRPLTPEEALDPRRGPAAVAAQAPVWEPGTDHGYHALTYGWLLDELVRRASGGRGAGQWIADEIAGPLGLDLWVGLPAAEEAAGRAGRVGRLDEPEPSGSGNGPRLRPKRAVTEAYENPGSLTRRAFAAITPFPDQNDPEYRAAALPAANGIATADGLARFYAALIGEVDGVTRDVRLFDRATMELARAEESAGPDRILVVGTRFGLGYMLHGSASPFLGPGSFGHPGRGGSLGFADPETGIALGYVTNGFRKTVTADPRAQALVRAVRASLDRDPS, encoded by the coding sequence GTGAACGTGCACGGCACGGTGGCCGAGGGCTTCGGGCCGGTGAGGGACGCGTTCGCCCGGAACTTCACCTCGCTCGGCGAGCGGGGCGCGGCCGTCGCCGTCTACCGGGACGGGCGCAAGGTCGTCGACCTGTGGGGCGGCAGCAGGGACGTCGACGACGCGTCCGGCACCGAGCCGTGGCGTCGCGGCACCGCCCAGGTGGTCCGCTCGGCGACCAAGGGCGTCGCGGCCGCCGTACCGCTGCTGCTGCACCGGCGCGGGGAGCTGGACCTGGACGCGCCGGTGGGCGAGTACTGGCCGGAGTTCAAGGCGCACGGCAAGGAGAGGGTGCTGGTCCGGCATGTGCTGAACCACCGGGCCGGGCTGCCGGTCCTGGACCGTCCGCTCACCCCCGAGGAAGCCCTGGACCCGCGGCGGGGCCCGGCCGCCGTCGCCGCGCAGGCCCCCGTCTGGGAGCCGGGCACCGACCACGGCTACCACGCGCTGACCTACGGCTGGCTGCTGGACGAGCTGGTCCGCCGGGCGAGCGGCGGGCGGGGCGCCGGGCAGTGGATCGCGGACGAGATCGCCGGGCCGCTCGGCCTGGACCTGTGGGTGGGGCTGCCCGCGGCGGAGGAGGCGGCGGGCCGGGCCGGGCGCGTCGGGCGCCTCGACGAACCCGAGCCGTCGGGGTCCGGGAACGGCCCGCGGCTGCGCCCCAAGCGCGCCGTCACCGAGGCGTACGAGAACCCCGGCTCCCTCACCCGCCGCGCCTTCGCCGCGATCACCCCGTTCCCCGACCAGAACGACCCGGAGTACCGCGCGGCCGCGCTCCCGGCCGCCAACGGCATCGCGACGGCCGACGGACTGGCCCGCTTCTACGCGGCGCTGATCGGCGAGGTCGACGGCGTGACCCGCGACGTACGGCTGTTCGACCGGGCGACCATGGAGCTGGCCCGCGCGGAGGAGTCCGCCGGCCCCGACCGGATCCTGGTCGTGGGCACCCGTTTCGGCCTCGGCTACATGCTGCACGGCAGCGCGTCCCCGTTCCTCGGCCCCGGCTCCTTCGGCCACCCGGGCCGCGGCGGCTCCCTGGGCTTCGCCGACCCGGAGACCGGCATCGCCCTGGGCTACGTCACCAACGGCTTCCGCAAGACCGTGACGGCGGACCCGCGGGCGCAGGCGCTGGTCCGGGCGGTACGCGCGTCGCTCGACCGGGACCCGTCCTAG
- a CDS encoding energy-coupling factor ABC transporter ATP-binding protein yields the protein MDVVTDPVTGPAAAPVPDAPASLDVSGLAFAYPDGHQALFGVDFCVARGERVALLGPNGAGKTTLVLHLNGILTGGTGTVTVAGLPVDKRNMAEIRRRVGIVFQDPDDQLFMPTVREDVAFGPAAAGVKGAELEACVDRALTLVGMAEFKDRPPHHLSFGQRRRVAVATVLAMEPEILVLDEPSSNLDPASRRELADILRSLDVTVLMVTHDLPYALELCPRALILSDGAIAADGPTAALLSDDDLMRAHRLELPFGFDPRSVRASG from the coding sequence ATGGACGTTGTGACCGACCCAGTGACCGGCCCTGCGGCCGCCCCCGTGCCCGACGCGCCCGCCTCCCTCGACGTCTCCGGCCTCGCCTTCGCCTACCCCGACGGGCACCAGGCCCTGTTCGGCGTGGACTTCTGCGTCGCGCGCGGCGAGCGGGTCGCGCTGCTCGGTCCGAACGGCGCGGGCAAGACGACGCTCGTACTGCACCTCAACGGCATCCTGACCGGCGGCACCGGCACGGTCACGGTCGCCGGGCTGCCGGTGGACAAGCGGAACATGGCGGAGATCAGGCGCCGGGTCGGCATCGTCTTCCAGGACCCGGACGACCAGCTGTTCATGCCGACCGTGCGCGAGGACGTGGCGTTCGGACCGGCGGCGGCCGGGGTGAAGGGGGCGGAGCTGGAGGCCTGTGTGGACCGGGCGCTCACGCTGGTCGGCATGGCGGAGTTCAAGGACCGGCCGCCGCACCACCTCTCCTTCGGCCAGCGGCGCCGGGTGGCGGTGGCGACGGTGCTCGCCATGGAGCCGGAGATCCTGGTCCTGGACGAGCCCTCGTCCAACCTCGACCCGGCCTCCCGCCGCGAACTCGCCGACATCCTGCGCTCCCTGGACGTCACGGTCCTGATGGTCACCCACGACCTGCCCTACGCCCTGGAGCTGTGCCCCCGCGCCCTGATCCTCAGCGACGGCGCGATCGCGGCCGACGGTCCGACCGCCGCCCTGCTCTCCGACGACGACCTGATGCGCGCCCACCGCCTGGAGCTGCCCTTCGGCTTCGACCCGCGGTCGGTGCGGGCGAGCGGGTGA
- the cbiQ gene encoding cobalt ECF transporter T component CbiQ, which translates to MGAGHAHRLYRHGHSPVHGLPPHTKLAAVFAFVVVVVSTPREAMWAFGLYALLLATVACAARVPAAFLLKRLLIEVPFVAFAVLMPFVAQGERVEVLGLSLSVNGLWGAWNVLAKGTLGVAASVLLASTTELRELLLGLQRLRLPPLLVQIASFMIRYGDVIADEMRRMRIARESRGFEAKGVRHWGVLAKSAGALFIRSYERGERVHLAMVSRGYAGSMPVIDEVTASRAQWSYALALPCAALVVCLLGWTL; encoded by the coding sequence GTGGGCGCCGGACACGCCCACCGGCTCTACCGGCACGGGCACTCCCCCGTGCACGGACTGCCGCCGCACACCAAGCTCGCCGCGGTCTTCGCCTTCGTGGTCGTCGTGGTGTCCACACCGCGCGAGGCGATGTGGGCCTTCGGCCTGTACGCGCTGCTGCTCGCGACGGTGGCCTGCGCGGCCCGGGTCCCGGCGGCCTTCCTGCTCAAGCGGCTGCTGATCGAGGTGCCGTTCGTCGCCTTCGCGGTGCTCATGCCGTTCGTGGCCCAGGGCGAGCGGGTCGAGGTGCTCGGCCTGTCCCTGAGCGTCAACGGCCTTTGGGGCGCCTGGAACGTCCTGGCCAAGGGCACTCTGGGCGTCGCCGCCTCCGTACTCCTCGCCTCCACGACCGAGCTGCGGGAACTCCTCCTCGGTCTCCAGCGGCTGAGGCTGCCGCCGCTGCTCGTGCAGATCGCGTCGTTCATGATCCGGTACGGGGACGTGATCGCGGACGAGATGCGCCGGATGCGGATCGCCCGGGAGTCGCGCGGGTTCGAGGCGAAGGGCGTACGGCACTGGGGCGTGCTCGCCAAGTCGGCGGGGGCGCTGTTCATCCGCTCCTACGAACGCGGCGAACGCGTCCACCTGGCCATGGTCAGCCGCGGGTACGCCGGTTCGATGCCGGTGATCGACGAGGTGACCGCGTCCCGGGCGCAGTGGTCGTACGCGCTGGCCCTCCCGTGTGCGGCGCTGGTCGTGTGTCTGCTGGGATGGACGTTGTGA
- a CDS encoding energy-coupling factor ABC transporter permease: MHVPDGFINAPTSAVTGVVAAGAIAVSLRGARRELDERTAPLAGLVAAFIFAVQMLNFPVAAGTSGHLLGGALAAILVGPCTGVLCVSVVLLMQGILFADGGLTALGVNITDMAIVTTVVAYALFRGLVKVLPRTRRSVTVASFVAALVSVPAAALAFTLLYWIGGTTDVSIGKVATAMIGVHLLIGIGEAAITALTVGAVIAVRPDLVYGARGLQQRLKLRVNGELVDAPGAGPAPVPAPVAARSHRKVWITGLVASLVLAGFVSFYASADPDGLEKVASDKGIDEKAKEHANADSPLADYGVEDITNARVSGGLAGVIGVGVTVVAGSAVFWAVRRRRSEDASPTSTETTV, encoded by the coding sequence GTGCATGTACCTGACGGATTCATCAACGCCCCGACCTCCGCCGTGACCGGAGTCGTCGCCGCGGGCGCCATCGCGGTCAGCCTGCGCGGCGCGCGCCGTGAGCTGGACGAGCGGACGGCGCCGCTGGCCGGGCTGGTCGCGGCGTTCATCTTCGCCGTGCAGATGCTGAACTTCCCGGTCGCGGCCGGGACCAGCGGGCATCTGCTCGGCGGCGCGCTGGCCGCCATCCTCGTCGGGCCCTGTACGGGTGTGCTGTGTGTCTCCGTCGTGCTGCTGATGCAGGGCATCCTCTTCGCCGACGGCGGTCTGACCGCGCTCGGCGTCAACATCACCGACATGGCGATCGTCACCACGGTCGTCGCCTACGCCCTGTTCCGGGGCCTGGTGAAGGTGCTGCCGCGCACCCGCCGCTCGGTCACCGTCGCCTCCTTCGTCGCCGCGCTCGTCTCCGTCCCGGCCGCCGCGCTCGCCTTCACGCTCCTGTACTGGATCGGCGGCACCACCGACGTCTCCATCGGCAAGGTCGCCACCGCGATGATCGGCGTGCACCTGCTGATCGGCATCGGCGAGGCCGCGATCACCGCGCTGACCGTCGGCGCCGTCATCGCCGTACGCCCGGACCTGGTGTACGGGGCGCGCGGGCTCCAGCAGCGGCTCAAGCTGCGGGTGAACGGCGAGCTGGTCGACGCCCCCGGCGCCGGACCCGCTCCGGTCCCCGCCCCCGTCGCCGCCCGCTCCCACCGCAAGGTGTGGATCACCGGCCTGGTCGCCTCCCTGGTCCTGGCCGGCTTCGTCAGCTTCTACGCCTCCGCCGACCCCGACGGCCTGGAGAAGGTCGCCTCCGACAAGGGCATCGACGAGAAGGCGAAGGAGCACGCCAACGCCGACTCGCCGCTCGCCGACTACGGCGTCGAGGACATCACCAACGCCCGCGTCTCGGGCGGCCTCGCGGGCGTGATCGGCGTCGGCGTCACGGTCGTCGCGGGCAGCGCCGTGTTCTGGGCGGTGCGCAGGCGCCGCAGCGAGGACGCCTCCCCGACCAGCACGGAAACGACCGTCTGA
- a CDS encoding SsgA family sporulation/cell division regulator — protein MSVVEQYARANILTDGDLPDQDDGGAIPVVLRYDPQLDPSKVCVALPGRGGRASGSREWTFSRELLEQGLRAPAGSGEVRVWPCGRVQAVVEFHSPQGCSVVQFENKALIRFLRRTYAATAQPVAH, from the coding sequence ATGTCCGTAGTCGAACAGTACGCACGAGCCAACATCCTCACGGACGGGGACCTCCCCGACCAGGACGACGGCGGAGCGATACCCGTCGTGCTGCGCTACGACCCCCAGCTCGACCCCTCGAAGGTGTGCGTCGCCCTGCCCGGGCGGGGCGGCCGTGCGTCCGGCTCCCGCGAGTGGACCTTCTCCCGCGAACTGCTGGAGCAGGGCCTGCGCGCGCCCGCCGGGAGCGGCGAGGTGCGGGTGTGGCCGTGCGGCCGGGTGCAGGCCGTGGTCGAGTTCCACTCCCCGCAGGGCTGTTCGGTGGTCCAGTTCGAGAACAAGGCCCTCATCCGCTTCCTGCGCCGCACCTACGCGGCGACCGCGCAGCCGGTGGCCCACTGA
- a CDS encoding penicillin-binding transpeptidase domain-containing protein, with protein sequence MGSRRGAATGRRRTKPAVIGSVAAVVVAGAGFGAYAMYGGGETGDDNARTKSAAAAEKVKSGPLTAAEVTSTAQRFLTAWQRGDVAGAAAATDDAEAAKALLTGYAKDARIKDATFTAGAPAGEKVPFSVKATVAYEKAAEPLAYDSALTVVRREGDGEPRVDWHAAVVHPELRDGDRLVTGKAGDPPVKALDRNGAEITAAKYPSLGTVLDGLRDKYGKKSGGTPGVELRVVRGKSTGDGKGSQESGAGEVADKTLLELSKGTPGTLKTTLDPALQTAAEKQVDGKKGASVVLLRASTGEVLAVANGGHGFNTAFLGSLAPGSTMKVITASMLLEKDLASVNEKHPCPKYFSYGGWKFQNDDEFEIKDGTFKASFARSCNTAFISQAPELKDDDLTRQAKEVFGLSMNNWSVGVSTFDGRVPVQSKAQMAASLIGQGGVRMNPLNMASVSATVKSGSFHQPYLVAPSVDGRALATASRTMSGETLGALRELMSYTAAYGTAAEAMAGVGGDVGAKTGSAEVDGQEKPNGWFTAYRGDLAAAGVVQQGGHGGDTAGPIVAALLKAGG encoded by the coding sequence GTGGGCAGCAGAAGGGGCGCCGCCACCGGGCGGCGCAGGACGAAACCCGCCGTGATCGGCAGTGTGGCCGCGGTGGTCGTGGCCGGTGCCGGGTTCGGTGCCTACGCGATGTACGGCGGCGGCGAGACCGGCGACGACAACGCGCGCACCAAGTCCGCGGCGGCCGCGGAGAAGGTGAAGTCGGGGCCGCTGACGGCGGCCGAGGTCACCTCCACCGCCCAGCGGTTCCTGACCGCCTGGCAGCGGGGCGACGTGGCCGGCGCGGCCGCCGCGACCGACGACGCCGAGGCCGCGAAGGCGCTGCTCACCGGCTACGCCAAGGACGCCCGCATCAAGGACGCCACCTTCACCGCGGGCGCCCCGGCCGGGGAGAAGGTCCCCTTCTCCGTCAAGGCCACGGTCGCCTACGAGAAGGCGGCCGAGCCGCTGGCGTACGACAGCGCGCTGACCGTCGTCCGCCGGGAGGGCGACGGCGAGCCCCGCGTCGACTGGCACGCGGCCGTCGTGCACCCGGAGTTGCGGGACGGGGACAGGCTGGTCACCGGGAAGGCCGGTGATCCGCCGGTCAAGGCGCTGGACCGGAACGGCGCGGAGATCACCGCGGCCAAGTACCCGTCCCTCGGCACCGTGTTGGACGGCCTGCGCGACAAGTACGGCAAGAAGTCCGGCGGCACCCCCGGCGTCGAACTGCGTGTGGTGCGCGGGAAGAGCACCGGGGACGGCAAGGGGTCGCAGGAGTCCGGGGCCGGCGAAGTCGCCGACAAGACGCTGCTGGAGCTGAGCAAGGGCACGCCCGGCACCCTGAAGACGACGCTCGACCCCGCCCTCCAGACGGCCGCCGAGAAGCAGGTGGACGGCAAGAAGGGGGCGTCGGTGGTGCTGCTGCGCGCCTCCACCGGCGAGGTCCTCGCGGTCGCCAACGGCGGGCACGGCTTCAACACCGCTTTCCTGGGCTCGCTCGCCCCCGGCTCCACCATGAAGGTCATCACCGCCTCGATGCTGCTCGAGAAGGACCTGGCGTCGGTGAACGAGAAGCACCCGTGCCCGAAGTACTTCAGCTACGGCGGGTGGAAGTTCCAGAACGACGACGAGTTCGAGATCAAGGACGGCACCTTCAAGGCGAGTTTCGCCCGGTCCTGCAACACCGCCTTCATCAGCCAGGCCCCCGAGCTGAAGGACGACGACCTGACCAGGCAGGCCAAGGAGGTCTTCGGCCTGTCCATGAACAACTGGTCGGTCGGCGTGTCCACCTTCGACGGCAGGGTGCCGGTGCAGAGCAAGGCCCAGATGGCCGCCTCCCTCATCGGCCAGGGCGGGGTGCGGATGAACCCGCTGAACATGGCGTCGGTGTCGGCGACCGTGAAGTCGGGCTCCTTCCACCAGCCGTACCTGGTCGCCCCGTCGGTCGACGGGCGGGCGCTCGCCACGGCCTCGCGCACGATGTCCGGCGAGACGCTCGGCGCGCTGCGCGAGCTGATGTCCTACACGGCGGCGTACGGCACCGCGGCGGAAGCCATGGCCGGGGTCGGCGGTGACGTGGGTGCCAAGACCGGCTCGGCGGAGGTCGACGGGCAGGAGAAGCCCAACGGCTGGTTCACGGCCTACCGGGGGGACCTGGCGGCGGCGGGCGTGGTCCAGCAGGGCGGGCACGGCGGCGACACCGCGGGCCCGATCGTCGCGGCGCTGCTCAAGGCAGGCGGCTGA
- a CDS encoding penicillin-binding transpeptidase domain-containing protein — protein sequence MGRGVKVAVIGGVFAVMVGGAGYGAYNVVSALDEGGGSGSSEAKSGPPDKDEVAETSEKFFAAWEKGDATTAASYTNNASIAGTLLTAYGEDAHIGGVEITPGTAAGTSVPFTVKAKVSYEGTTKPLSYRSTLTVVRGETSGRALVDWKPSVVHPDLKDGDTLVTTESATPQIQAVGRDGTVLTKEKYPSLGPVLATLRERYGAQAGGTPGVELAVRHTVASTPDTPLLTLTEGKPGKLETTLSASVQAAAEKAVKRYGESSVVAVKPSTGEVLAVANNRQDGFNAAFQGKVAPGSTMKILTAAMLIDNGVTSMNGPAPCPETATWQSQTFHNITTMKPNMSATLANTFMRSCNTGFIKLVDEKPLTDSSLTQEAQERFGLGQDNWQTGIVSFDGSVPASGGPDRAANAIGQGQVQMNPLNMASVTATAITGEFRQPYLVPFDLDDREPATAKGLPQGTASQLKQMMRLTATQGTAVNAMSGLSGDIGAKTGSAEVDGQAVSNAWFTGFRNDVAAAAMTEEGGHGGDAAGPIVADVLRVGG from the coding sequence ATGGGCAGGGGGGTCAAGGTCGCCGTCATAGGCGGCGTGTTCGCCGTGATGGTGGGCGGTGCCGGGTACGGCGCCTACAACGTGGTGTCGGCGCTGGACGAGGGCGGGGGCTCCGGGTCCTCCGAGGCCAAGAGCGGGCCGCCGGACAAGGACGAGGTCGCGGAGACCAGCGAGAAGTTCTTCGCGGCCTGGGAGAAGGGCGACGCGACGACCGCCGCCTCGTACACCAACAACGCCTCGATCGCCGGGACGCTGCTGACCGCCTACGGCGAGGACGCGCACATCGGCGGCGTCGAGATCACGCCGGGCACGGCGGCCGGCACCTCCGTGCCGTTCACGGTGAAGGCGAAGGTGTCGTACGAGGGGACGACCAAGCCGCTCAGTTACCGGAGCACGCTGACCGTGGTGCGCGGGGAGACCAGCGGGCGGGCGCTGGTGGACTGGAAGCCGTCCGTCGTCCACCCGGACCTGAAGGACGGGGACACCCTGGTCACCACGGAGTCGGCGACCCCGCAGATCCAGGCCGTCGGGCGCGACGGCACCGTGCTGACGAAGGAGAAGTACCCCTCGCTCGGGCCGGTCCTCGCCACGCTGCGGGAGCGGTACGGTGCGCAGGCGGGCGGCACTCCCGGCGTCGAGCTGGCGGTCCGGCACACGGTGGCGAGCACGCCGGACACCCCGCTGCTGACGCTGACCGAGGGGAAGCCCGGGAAACTCGAGACGACGCTCAGCGCGAGCGTGCAGGCCGCGGCCGAGAAGGCGGTGAAGCGGTACGGCGAGTCCTCCGTGGTCGCGGTGAAGCCCAGCACCGGGGAGGTGCTGGCCGTGGCGAACAACCGTCAGGACGGCTTCAACGCCGCGTTCCAGGGCAAGGTCGCCCCCGGCTCCACCATGAAGATCCTCACCGCCGCCATGCTCATCGACAACGGCGTGACCTCGATGAACGGCCCTGCACCCTGCCCCGAGACGGCGACCTGGCAGAGTCAGACCTTCCACAACATCACCACCATGAAGCCCAACATGAGCGCCACCCTCGCCAACACCTTCATGCGCTCCTGCAACACCGGCTTCATCAAGCTCGTCGACGAGAAGCCCCTCACGGACTCCTCGCTGACCCAGGAGGCCCAGGAGCGCTTCGGGCTCGGGCAGGACAACTGGCAGACCGGCATCGTCTCCTTCGACGGGAGCGTCCCCGCCTCCGGCGGCCCGGACCGCGCGGCCAACGCCATCGGGCAGGGCCAGGTCCAGATGAACCCGCTGAACATGGCCTCCGTGACGGCGACCGCCATCACCGGTGAGTTCCGCCAGCCGTACCTGGTGCCGTTCGACCTGGACGACCGGGAACCGGCCACCGCCAAGGGGCTGCCGCAGGGCACCGCCTCCCAGCTCAAGCAGATGATGCGGCTCACCGCCACCCAGGGCACCGCCGTCAACGCCATGTCCGGGCTCAGCGGCGACATCGGCGCCAAGACCGGCTCGGCCGAGGTCGACGGGCAGGCGGTCTCGAACGCCTGGTTCACCGGCTTCCGCAACGACGTCGCGGCGGCGGCCATGACCGAGGAGGGCGGTCACGGCGGCGACGCGGCCGGGCCGATCGTCGCAGATGTGCTACGAGTCGGCGGCTGA
- a CDS encoding dolichyl-phosphate-mannose--protein mannosyltransferase, with product MTSTASSTDTLHDQAPHDERPTWQQRLRRFGYPAGPATGDVRDRLVPPYTSPSPRLWAFLGVSKPLTDRMIRWSAWGGPLLVALFAGVLRFWNLGSPKAVIFDETYYAKDAWALIHRGFEVNWDKNANDLILNSGGDVPIPTDAAYVVHPPVGKYIIGLGELLFGFDPFGWRFMTALLGTLSVLLLCRIGRRLFRSTFLGCLAGALMALDGLHFVMSRTALLDSVLMFFVLAAFGCLVVDRDKARSGLAAALPVDEDGRVRPDAHVAETLRLGWRPWRLAAGLMLGLAAATKWNGLYIMAAFCVMAVLWDVGSRRVAGAHRPYRAVLRHDLGWAFLSTVPVALATYLLSWLGWILSPSDGTGGYYRDWATKDGANSSWSWLFPDWWRSLWHYETQVLEFHTHLTSPHTYQSNPWSWIVLGRPVSYFYESPSAGSDGCPVDAGEKCAREVLALGTPLLWWVGCFALLYVLWRWLFRRDWRAGAIACGVAAGYLPWFMYQERTIFLFYAVVFLPFLCLAVAMLLGAIIGRPGCTDTRRVAGATGAGVLVLLIAWNFIYFWPLYTGTAIPMEEWRARMWLDTWV from the coding sequence GTGACCAGTACCGCGTCCTCCACGGACACCCTGCACGACCAGGCCCCGCACGACGAGCGGCCCACCTGGCAGCAGCGGCTGCGCCGCTTCGGCTACCCGGCGGGGCCCGCGACCGGCGACGTCCGCGACCGGCTGGTGCCGCCGTACACGAGCCCGAGCCCGCGCCTGTGGGCGTTCCTGGGGGTGTCGAAGCCGCTCACCGACCGGATGATCCGCTGGTCGGCGTGGGGCGGGCCGCTGCTGGTGGCACTGTTCGCGGGGGTGCTGCGGTTCTGGAACCTGGGCAGCCCGAAGGCGGTGATATTCGACGAGACGTACTACGCCAAGGACGCGTGGGCGCTGATCCACCGCGGCTTCGAGGTCAACTGGGACAAGAACGCCAACGACCTCATCCTGAACTCGGGCGGCGACGTCCCGATCCCCACCGACGCGGCGTACGTCGTCCACCCGCCGGTCGGCAAGTACATCATCGGCCTCGGCGAACTTCTGTTCGGCTTCGACCCGTTCGGCTGGCGCTTCATGACGGCGCTGCTCGGCACGCTGTCGGTGCTGCTGCTGTGCCGGATCGGCCGCCGTCTGTTCCGCTCCACGTTCCTGGGGTGCCTGGCGGGCGCCCTGATGGCGCTGGACGGCCTGCACTTCGTGATGAGCCGCACCGCGCTGCTGGACAGCGTGCTGATGTTCTTCGTGCTGGCCGCCTTCGGCTGCCTCGTCGTCGACCGCGACAAGGCCCGGTCGGGACTCGCCGCCGCACTCCCGGTGGACGAGGACGGCCGCGTCCGCCCCGACGCGCACGTCGCGGAGACCCTCCGCCTCGGGTGGCGCCCCTGGCGCCTGGCGGCGGGCCTGATGCTGGGCCTGGCGGCGGCCACCAAGTGGAACGGCCTCTACATCATGGCGGCCTTCTGCGTGATGGCGGTGCTGTGGGACGTCGGCTCCCGCCGCGTCGCGGGCGCCCACCGCCCCTACCGCGCCGTACTCCGCCACGACCTGGGCTGGGCCTTCCTCTCCACCGTCCCGGTCGCCCTGGCCACGTACCTCCTCTCGTGGCTCGGCTGGATCCTCTCCCCCTCCGACGGCACCGGCGGCTACTACCGCGACTGGGCCACGAAGGACGGCGCGAACAGCTCCTGGTCGTGGCTCTTCCCCGACTGGTGGCGCAGCCTGTGGCACTACGAGACCCAGGTCCTCGAATTCCACACCCACCTGACCTCGCCGCACACCTACCAGTCGAACCCCTGGAGCTGGATCGTCCTGGGCCGCCCGGTCTCCTACTTCTACGAGTCCCCGTCGGCGGGTTCGGACGGCTGCCCGGTGGACGCGGGCGAGAAGTGCGCCCGCGAGGTGCTGGCCCTGGGCACCCCCCTCCTGTGGTGGGTGGGCTGCTTCGCCCTGCTGTACGTCCTGTGGCGCTGGCTCTTCCGCCGCGACTGGCGCGCGGGCGCCATCGCCTGCGGCGTGGCGGCCGGCTACCTGCCCTGGTTCATGTACCAGGAGCGCACGATCTTCCTCTTCTACGCCGTCGTCTTCCTGCCGTTCCTGTGCCTGGCGGTGGCCATGCTCCTGGGCGCGATCATCGGCCGCCCGGGCTGCACCGACACCCGCAGAGTGGCGGGCGCGACGGGCGCGGGCGTCCTGGTGCTCCTCATCGCGTGGAACTTCATCTACTTCTGGCCCCTGTACACGGGCACGGCGATCCCGATGGAGGAGTGGCGGGCGCGGATGTGGCTCGACACGTGGGTCTAG